From Paenibacillus graminis:
AATACTTTCTTCATTTCCGGTAGCCACTACATATGGATAAGAATTGATATTGATGCAAGCCCAGAATATTCCGCCCAGCAGCAGCAGACCCCGCAGCAGCAGCACATTTTCCGCAAATCCTACCAGTGCAAATACCGCCGTCAGTCCGCATACCCCGAGAATAATGATCTGTTTCTTCCCGAACCGTCCGCCCAGCCAGCCGCTCGGAATGGCAAAAATCACAAAAGCCAGCGAAAAGAAGGTGAGCGAGAAGGAAGCCGCCTGCTCACTAAGACCAAGATGATGTTTGCCGTACAAGGTGAACAGTGTTTCAACACCCTGATAAGCCACGAACCAGAAAAAGATGGCTGCCAGCAGCCAGACCGTCGTCCGGTCCAGCTGTTTTTTCAGGGATACGCGTGCAGGTCTGCTTAAGGGAAGAACAAGCTCCTCCGGCTGGAGAGACCTGTCAGCAACAGATTCGGCTGCGGTGTTGGCTCCGGCTGTATTGACGCCATCCCGGTCCTCCTTGATGAACCGCGACACAATAAACAGGCACAGCAGTGTGATCAGGCCAGCTACCGCGAATGGCAGCACAGGGCTCGAATCGTAAAGATAGGACCCTGCGCCAAAAGCGAGAATGGAACCTACTCCGCCCATGAAGTTAATCAGCCCGTTGGCCTTGGTGCGCTGATGCTCTGGTGTAATGTCCGGCATCAGCGCCACAGTCGGCGACCGGTACAGGCTCATGGCCAGATTCATCAGCATCATGAACAGCAGGAGAGTGAACAGTCCGCTGTGGAACGGAATCAGCATGGTCAGCACGGCAGCCAGCGGCATGCCGATCATCAAATAGGGCATTCTGCGCCCGAAGCGGGTCGCCGTCCGGTCACTGCGGTTGCCGATCCACGGCTGCAGAAACAGCGCGAAATAGTTATCGATGGTCATCATGAAGCTGATCAGGGCCACACTATGCACATATTTTTCCAGAAAAAAAGGAACAAACGCGTTGTACAAGCTCCATGTAATGCTGATGCTGAAAAAGCCGAAGCCAAGCAGCCAGACTTTTTTCACTCCATCACACTCCCTTGGACGCCAGCAGCCCGGCGAGCACATCCGGAACATCGGTAATAATGCCCGCCACTCCGGCTTCAATTAAGGTTTTCATGCGTTCCGGATCATTAACGGTCCATGGATGATAGACGATGCCATGCTCCGACGCCTCGGCTACAAACTCCGGCAGCACGGCCAAATGATAGGCATGCAGCGCATCTGCCTGCAGGGAAGCGGCATAATCCCATGGGCGGTACAAACCTTCCCCGTATAAAATCCCGGTGCGAATCTCCGGTGCCAGCGACTTGCAGTAAGCAAGTGAATAATGGTTGAAGCTCGACAGCACAATACGCTCACTCATGCCATACTCCCGCACAGCGGCGATCAATTTTTCCTCCATGCCGGGGTAGAGATATGTGCCGTTTTTCAGTTCGATATTCAGGATGGTGTCACGTCCTTGCAGCAGATCAAGCAGCTCTTCCAGGGCAGGAATCCGTTCCCCGGCAAATTCAGCGCCAAACCACGATCCGGCATCCGCTTCCAGCACCTCACTCAGTGTCAGATCCTTTACCAACCCGCTGCGATCCGTTGTGCGGTTCAGGCTCTCGTCGTGAATGAGGACCAGCCCTCCGTCAAGGGTCATCTGCACATCGGTTTCAATGCCGGTTGCCCCCAGCTCAAGACCCTTGCGGAATGCCGCCATCGTATTCTCCGGGCAGGCCGCAGATGCGCCGCGGTGCGCAAAATTAATCGTGTTGTTCATCTCATTCAGTTCCTCCGTCTCATTAGTGTAAGTGTACATCTGCCGCAGCAGGTGCGGGCGTTCCTATTTCATATTCCACATCACAGCAGGAAACCCTGTCCGCCGGAAGCGAAAGGGCGCTGATTTGGCAATTTTAACATTGAGATGACGTTAATGAAACAGGAAGCGGGTTGTTCAGCCTGTTTTCAAGGAAGGAATGACGATGAAAAGTTTCATGAAAGTAACGAAAATCTCATTGACGATTCAAATTTGCCCATGCTATCATACCACTAATTCTTTTAAATCCGATAAGTAAACTATGATTTGCTCTCGGAAACTTTTTTTAGATGAAAAGGGGTTTGACTTATGAAAATCAGAACATTGGCAGCTGCAGCATTGGTAGGAATGTCGGTAGTGCTTGGTGCGTGCGGGAACAAAGAGGCAGCCGGTGCGGACAAAAAGGATATCGTCGTCGGCTTTGGCGTAGGTACTTATGAGGAGCAGTTCCGCCTCGGCATTGTACCGATTCTGGAGAAGGAGGGCTATAAGGTGACGATTAAGACCTTTTCCCAGAACATGCAGGTCAACCCGGCGATGAAGGAAGGCTCTATCGATGCCAGTGTTTTTCAGAGTACCGCGTATATGGAGGGCATTAACAAGGAAATTGGAGCAGATATGGCGGTGCTGAATTTCGTGCCGAGTGCGCCGCAGGGGCTGTATTCCGAGAAGCACAAGTCGCTTGATGAAGTGAAGGACGGCTCGGTTATCGCAATACCGAATGACCCGGTGAACCAGGAGCGGGCGGTGCGGATTCTGGAGGAGCTGGGCTGGGTGAAAGTCAAACCTGATGCCGGAACAACTGATTTTAACCTTAGCAGTGTGGAGCCGGATAAATATCAGCTGAAGCTGGAGGCGCTGGACTCCGCCCAGATTCTCGTTTCGCTGGCCGATGTTGATTACGGAGTGGTTAACGGCAACTATATTGCCAATGCCAAACGTCAAATTACCGAAGCACTGAAGATTGAGAACACACCGGAGCAGCACCGGGTCACCGTCACTGTCAACAAAGACGATCTGAATACCCAATGGGCGAAGGATCTGAAGGCAGCCTATGAATCCAAGGAATTCGAGGAGTACATCCGCGCGCAGGACAAATATGACGGTTTTATACTTCCGGATGCGTGGGCCAGTAACTGATAAATGAACGGAGGGGATAACAGGATGGCGGCAAAAAGAATTCATTTTATCGGGGGCGGCCAAATGGCCGAGGCGATCATTCGGGCGCTTATCAGCAAAGGCCCCTATGAGGCCGCGCAGATCAGTGTGGCGGATGTGAATGAGGAGCGCAGCTTATATCTGAAGCACACTTATGGTGTGCGGGCGGCTGTGTCCGAGGCTCAGGAGGTACTGCTTGCCGAAGCGGAGCTGATCGTCATTGCCGTGCGGCCGCAGGATGATCTGGCGGCGGTCGGCAGGTTCATCTCGGCACATGCGGCAGGCCAGGCTGCCGTGCTGTCAATCGTGGCTGGAGTGAGCATTGCCAGGCTGGGCGGGTATGCAGGTGCGGAACGCCCGATTATCCGGGTGATTCCGAATACGCTGACCGATACCGGCCTTGGCTACAGCGGTGCGGCTTTGAACGGTTTTGCCGACAAAGCACAGGTCGACGGCTTCCTGAACGCCTTTGGCAAGGTGCTGTATCTGGAAGAAGGGCAGATTGATATCTTTACCGGCTATGGGGTGGCCGGGCCGAATTATGTCTATTATTTCATCGAGTCCCTGGCCGATGCCGGAGTGCTTGCCGGTCTGCCCCGGGAACAGGCCTGGCAGGTCGCGCTGGAGAACGTGGAAGGGGCCGTTGCCATGCTGCGCCACAGCGGCAAGCATCCGCGCCAGCTGCTGGACATCAACAATTCTCCGGGCGGCGTCGGTATCCATGCCCTGTATGAGCTGAACAACAGCGATTTCGCAGCCGGGCTGCAGCGCAGTGTCAAGGCTGCCGTGAAGCGCACGACAGAGCTGGGGCAGGTACATTCATGAGCAGCCTCCAGTGGGATCATACCGTTCATTATATCAATGATCTGGAGCAGGCTGTGCAGACGTTTACGGACAATGGCCTTGCCGCATTCCCGGGCGGATCGCACAAGCTGTGGGGCACCCATAATGCGCTGAGTTACTTCGGGCTGAACTATGTGGAATTTCTGGCAGTGGAGAACCGGGACCTGGCAGAATCGGCGGATACAGCCAATCTTGTCGTCAAGGACGCTGTGAAGCTGCTGCCCGAACATGAGGGCTTCAGCAGGGTGGCTATCCGCACGGATAATATTGAGCAGACTGCGTCACTGCTCAACCAGCAAGGCCTCAAGCTGTCGCCGGTTATGGACGGCAGACGGCTGAACAGGCAGGGACAATGGATAGAATGGCGGATGCTGACCATTGGGGGGCATTTTCAGGGACTGGTCTACCCGTTCGTTATTCAGTGGAAAGGCACAGACGAGCAGCGTCAACAGGAGCTTAAGACGGCGGGCATTATTAGGCCCCACCCTGCCGGAGCAGTTGAAGTACGGGCGGCTGTCTTCTCCGTTCCTGATCCGGTGGCAACAGCGGCACACTGGAGCCGTATTCTCGGCTTGCCTGTCCGGAACGCTGGCCCTTGGGATGGCAATTCGGTATCCCTTGCTATCGGAGACAAGGCTTTTGTGTTCCGGCAGGGGACCGGGGAGCAGATGCAGGAACTGCTGCTGGCAACAGATGCCCCCGGTTTAGCGGGCCGGACGATCCGCTTTGGCCAGGCTGATTATGTTTTTACAGGTATCGCCACATGAACGCCCAAGTCCAAAATTAAGCACAATATTCCATATGCCCGCGGCCGCTTCCTTCCCTTTATTCTTAATTTTTCGAGTTTAATCTATATAGAGAGAGCTTCAGCCTGCAGCACGGCAGTTACGCCGACACGATTCCGCGAATCATTTCATGTACCAGCCGGGCTTTGGAGAGGGCTTGTGAATACTGGAGATCGCATTTTTTGGCGGGGGTAAGCCCCGGAAGGAATGGAATGGAGAGCACTGGAGTGTCGGCGCTGTCGAGATAGATGATAAGCGTAAGCTCGTTGATCTCCTCGGCGTTGTCAGCATCAAGGTTAACTGCGGTGCCTGATTGGAGAGCTGCACCCAGAGTCTGTCCGGCCGGGCTGGTGGTAATCCGGCTGGTTTTGCTGATCTTGGTGAGCGTTAGCGCATTTTCTACAATTTCCGATCCCAGAATGTGCTCAAAAGGGAACATCGCCGGTGATGCTGCCTCCTGGCTGGCGGGATTATAGAACCCTACTGCCATCTGTTTGCCTTCTTCATCCAGAGCAATAATATGGGACTTATCCGGAGTGATATATTGCTCGGAAAAGTTGGAATTGAAGAAGGTTAAGCCATAGACCGGTTTGTTCCGGGCGGACGACGATGAAGAGAGCTTGATCTGCAGGACTGCCGCTGCCAGCAGTAATGAAATTCCCAATATGGCGAACATGTACATCAGGAAAATGAGCATTAAGCCGCCTCCTAAAAGTTTTGTGAGCGATACTCCAGTGAATTCTGCTTCGTACAAAACTCGCTTCGTAAGCATATGCTAAGTTTTGTGAGCGATACTCCCGTGAAGTCAGTCTTCTTCCAACAGTAATAGATATGCTTACGTGAAGTGAACCAATACATCGACTGGACTTGTGCGGATAAAAGAAAGAAGGAGCAGGATGCTCCTTCTTTTTTGAACGGAATTAGAACAATACGTGCAAAAGCACTATCTCAGCCTATACACCCGGGCCTCGTAAGGGCGCAGCGATAGGGAACGGATATCCTCCTCCGGCTGTACTCCGTAATTGGCGATAAGCAGTGTCTTCTCCTTAAAGATCACACATGCAGGAAGCTCGAAGGCGGCAGGCCGGCCGAAGAAGTTCAGCATGACGAGCAGCTGCTCTTCTCCAAGTGTGCGGAGATAGGCATATACCTGCTCATGCTCCTCGGCCAGGATCGCATAATCCCCGTACACGAATATGTCATGGCTTTTCCGCAGCTCAATCAGCTTTTTATAGTAGTGGAAAATCGAATCGGGATCAGCCAGGGCCTGCTCGGCGTTGATCTCCGTATAGTTTGGATTCACGGCCAGCCAAGGTGTGCCGGTGGTGAATCCGGCCTGAGGCTCCGCGCTCCACTGCATCGGGGTACGCCCATTGTCGCGGCCTTTGACATAAATGGAGTTCATAATTTCTTCCTCCGCATACCCCGCGGCCCGGTATTCCTTATACATATTCAGGATTTCAATATCCTTATAGTCGTTTATAGAGTCAAATTTGACGTTGGTCATGCCGATTTCTTCGCCCTGGTAGATGTAAGGCGTGCCTTGGAGTGTATGCAGCAGCGTAGCCAGCATTTTGGCCGACTCCTTGGGATAGTGCTTATCATCTCCGAAGCGGGACAGCATGCGCGGCTGGTCATGATTGTTCAGGTAAAGGCTGTTCCAGCCCTTGCCATGCAGCGCGGTCTGCCATTTGGAGAAGATTGATTTGATGTCCGCCAGCTTCCATGGCTGCACATCCCATTTGCCTCCCGGCCCGGAATCAACCTCCATCAGTTCGAAGTGGAACAGCATTTGAAGCTCATTCCGGTCTTCGCCGACATACAACGCCGCTTCTTCAGGGGTGACGCCGATGGCTTCA
This genomic window contains:
- a CDS encoding glycerophosphodiester phosphodiesterase: MNNTINFAHRGASAACPENTMAAFRKGLELGATGIETDVQMTLDGGLVLIHDESLNRTTDRSGLVKDLTLSEVLEADAGSWFGAEFAGERIPALEELLDLLQGRDTILNIELKNGTYLYPGMEEKLIAAVREYGMSERIVLSSFNHYSLAYCKSLAPEIRTGILYGEGLYRPWDYAASLQADALHAYHLAVLPEFVAEASEHGIVYHPWTVNDPERMKTLIEAGVAGIITDVPDVLAGLLASKGV
- the proC gene encoding pyrroline-5-carboxylate reductase, producing the protein MAAKRIHFIGGGQMAEAIIRALISKGPYEAAQISVADVNEERSLYLKHTYGVRAAVSEAQEVLLAEAELIVIAVRPQDDLAAVGRFISAHAAGQAAVLSIVAGVSIARLGGYAGAERPIIRVIPNTLTDTGLGYSGAALNGFADKAQVDGFLNAFGKVLYLEEGQIDIFTGYGVAGPNYVYYFIESLADAGVLAGLPREQAWQVALENVEGAVAMLRHSGKHPRQLLDINNSPGGVGIHALYELNNSDFAAGLQRSVKAAVKRTTELGQVHS
- a CDS encoding glycoside hydrolase family 13 protein, whose product is MNKQWWKESVVYQIYPRSFQDSNGDGIGDLQGIISRLDYLELLGINVVWLCPVYQSPNDDNGYDISNYQNIMNEFGTLADWEELLAGLHARGMKLIMDLVVNHSSDEHAWFAESRKSPDSPYRDYYIWRAGKDGHEPNNWGSFFSGPAWEYDAQTGEYFLHLFSRKQPDLNWDNPKLRQEIYDMMTWWLDKGIDGFRMDVINLISKVPELPNVGKDQEDGERTYHFGGEYFVNGPRVHEYIQEMNREVLSKYDIMTVGEAIGVTPEEAALYVGEDRNELQMLFHFELMEVDSGPGGKWDVQPWKLADIKSIFSKWQTALHGKGWNSLYLNNHDQPRMLSRFGDDKHYPKESAKMLATLLHTLQGTPYIYQGEEIGMTNVKFDSINDYKDIEILNMYKEYRAAGYAEEEIMNSIYVKGRDNGRTPMQWSAEPQAGFTTGTPWLAVNPNYTEINAEQALADPDSIFHYYKKLIELRKSHDIFVYGDYAILAEEHEQVYAYLRTLGEEQLLVMLNFFGRPAAFELPACVIFKEKTLLIANYGVQPEEDIRSLSLRPYEARVYRLR
- a CDS encoding SLC45 family MFS transporter encodes the protein MKKVWLLGFGFFSISITWSLYNAFVPFFLEKYVHSVALISFMMTIDNYFALFLQPWIGNRSDRTATRFGRRMPYLMIGMPLAAVLTMLIPFHSGLFTLLLFMMLMNLAMSLYRSPTVALMPDITPEHQRTKANGLINFMGGVGSILAFGAGSYLYDSSPVLPFAVAGLITLLCLFIVSRFIKEDRDGVNTAGANTAAESVADRSLQPEELVLPLSRPARVSLKKQLDRTTVWLLAAIFFWFVAYQGVETLFTLYGKHHLGLSEQAASFSLTFFSLAFVIFAIPSGWLGGRFGKKQIIILGVCGLTAVFALVGFAENVLLLRGLLLLGGIFWACININSYPYVVATGNEESIGTRTGIYYLVSSLAAITSPPLLGLLIDLTDYSVLFYAATVSMAFALVCLLLMKGRATAVNTVHSNKA
- a CDS encoding VOC family protein: MSSLQWDHTVHYINDLEQAVQTFTDNGLAAFPGGSHKLWGTHNALSYFGLNYVEFLAVENRDLAESADTANLVVKDAVKLLPEHEGFSRVAIRTDNIEQTASLLNQQGLKLSPVMDGRRLNRQGQWIEWRMLTIGGHFQGLVYPFVIQWKGTDEQRQQELKTAGIIRPHPAGAVEVRAAVFSVPDPVATAAHWSRILGLPVRNAGPWDGNSVSLAIGDKAFVFRQGTGEQMQELLLATDAPGLAGRTIRFGQADYVFTGIAT
- a CDS encoding MetQ/NlpA family ABC transporter substrate-binding protein, which gives rise to MKIRTLAAAALVGMSVVLGACGNKEAAGADKKDIVVGFGVGTYEEQFRLGIVPILEKEGYKVTIKTFSQNMQVNPAMKEGSIDASVFQSTAYMEGINKEIGADMAVLNFVPSAPQGLYSEKHKSLDEVKDGSVIAIPNDPVNQERAVRILEELGWVKVKPDAGTTDFNLSSVEPDKYQLKLEALDSAQILVSLADVDYGVVNGNYIANAKRQITEALKIENTPEQHRVTVTVNKDDLNTQWAKDLKAAYESKEFEEYIRAQDKYDGFILPDAWASN